Genomic segment of Octadecabacter arcticus 238:
GTGCTGCGCACGCAATTGCTTTGCAATCGCTTTCGCGCGCTCGGTGTTTGGTGCCCAAACCCCGGCCATCATCCTGCCGCCCTGCGCTGAGCTTCGCCGCCCAATGTGGCCTGCCCACGGGTGAGGCGGCGCATGGTGCGTTCAAGAATGACTTCGGAAAATTTGGTGAAGGCGAGGTAAAACACCAGCAGCGCGAGGAAATACCACATGCGCCAGTCGCCGTGCGGGTAGGCGGTGAATTGCGGTGTCTTGGTCGCGCCAAGTTCGCGGGCCCAGTAGACGATGTCTTCAACCCCGAGCAGAAACAACAGCGGCGTCGCCTTGATCAGCACCATCCACAGATTGCCCAATCCCGGCAGCGCATAGACCCACATCTGCGGCACGATGATGCGCCAAAACGTCTGGCGACGGGTCATGCCATAGGATTCAGCGGTTTCGACCTGCGTGCGGGGCACTGCCAGCATCGCGCCGAACAAGACGTTCGCGGCAAACGCACCAAAGACGATGGCAAAGGTGAAAACAGCAATAAAGAAACCGTAGGTTTCGTGCATCCATTGCGGCGAATTTCCCAACGGCATTTTCGCTTGCGCGCAGACAATGAAATCATTGCCTTGGCGCACGGCGTCGGGCC
This window contains:
- a CDS encoding ABC transporter permease, translated to MFQFCADPSTLETTKWLACYLTTGKHMGFYVSFGTVLLLLAITAPLAMTFGMGGAMAARSRVLPLSWLGKGYIAIVRGVPDIAFFLFFVIALDQGIELLRHQIKCPDWPDAVRQGNDFIVCAQAKMPLGNSPQWMHETYGFFIAVFTFAIVFGAFAANVLFGAMLAVPRTQVETAESYGMTRRQTFWRIIVPQMWVYALPGLGNLWMVLIKATPLLFLLGVEDIVYWARELGATKTPQFTAYPHGDWRMWYFLALLVFYLAFTKFSEVILERTMRRLTRGQATLGGEAQRRAAG